The Gadus macrocephalus chromosome 21, ASM3116895v1 genome has a segment encoding these proteins:
- the ppil4 gene encoding peptidyl-prolyl cis-trans isomerase-like 4 isoform X1: MAVLLETTLGDIVIDLFTDERPKTSLNFLKLCKIKYYNYCLFHNVQRDFMVQTGDPTGSGRGGDSVFSKLYGDQARFFDVEKVPRIKHKKKGMVSMVNNGNNQHGSQFLITTADGVDYLDGVHTVFGEVSEGLEVLAKINETFVDKDFLPFQDIRINHTVVLEDPFDDPPDLPVPDRSPEPTKEQLDSGRIGADEAIDDNEGRAAEELDELLKEKEAKTQAILLEMVGDLPDAEVKPPENVLFVCKLNPVTTDEDLDIIFSRFGAIQCCEIIRDWKTGESLCYAFIEFEKEEDCEKAFFKMDNVLIDDRRIHVDFSQSVSKIKWKGKGGKYSKDDFKAYEKDVDTRSKLALKDKVKPKLDTRYQLLLDDEEEEEEEEGPGLRPPERKQPKKPEKQKDDENGRGSKVSKDSHGDSKTGGQRDRDRETGRHRDRERDTDRHRERDTDRHRERDRDGHRERDRESHHKHRERPRPEGGDREQGRRERSRSPRKTRDNERSRNR, from the exons ATGGCGGTGCTGCTTGAAACGACGCTTGGTGATATAGTTATAGATCTGTTCACCGACGAAAGGCCTAAAA CCTCCCTGAACTTCCTGAAGttatgcaaaataaaatacTACAACTACTGTCTATTCCACAATGTGCAG AGGGACTTCATGGTGCAGACCGGAGACCCCACGGGGTCGGGTCGAGGTGGGGACTCCGTCTTCAG TAAGCTCTACGGGGACCAGGCGCGCTTCTTCGATGTGGAGAAAGTCCCGCGTATCAAACACAAGAAGAAGGGAATGGTTTCCATGGTGAACAACGGGAACAACCAACATGGATCTCAG TTCCTCATCACGACGGCGGACGGCGTGGACTACCTGGACGGCGTGCACACGGTGTTCGGCGAGGTGAGCGagggcctggaggtcctggccAAGATCAACGAGACCTTCGTGGACAAAGACTTCCTCCCCTTCCAAGACATCAG GATCAACCACACGGTGGTGCTGGAGGACCCCTTCGACGACCCCCCAGACCTCCCCGTCCCAGACCGCTCCCCCGAGCCCACCAAGGAGCAGCTGGAT agcggGCGCATCGGGGCAGACGAGGCCATCGATGACAACGAGGGGCGGGCGGCCGAGGAGCTGGACGAGctgctgaaggagaaggaggccaaGACACAGGCCATCCTGCTAGAGATG gtggggGACCTCCCAGACGCTGAGGTGAAGCCCCCTGAGAACGTTCTGTTTGTCTGTAAGCTGAACCCTGTGACCACCGACGAAGACCTGGACATCATCTTCTCCCGCTTTGGAGCCATCCAGTg CTGTGAGATCATCAGAGACTGGAAGACGGGAGAGTCTCTCTGCTACGCCTTCATCGAGTTTGAGAAG GAGGAGGACTGTGAGAAGGCGTTCTTCAAGATGGACAACGTGCTGATCGACGACCGCCGCATCCACGTGGACTTCAGCCAATCCGTCTCCAAGATCAAGTGGAAGGGGAAAG GAGGGAAATACAGCAAAGACGACTTCAAGGCCTATGAGAAGGACGTGGACACCCGGTCCAAACTGGCTCTGAAGGACAAGGTCAAACCCAAACTGGA CACCCGGTACCAGCTGCTACTagacgacgaggaagaggaagaggaagaggagggaccgGGCCTTCGTCCTCCAGAGAGGAAGCAGCCGAAGAAGCCAGAGAAGCAGAAAGATGATGAGAACGGCAGAGGGAGCAAAGTGTCCAAG gacAGCCACGGAGACAGCAAGACAGGTGGGCAGCgagacagggacagggagacggggagacacagggacagagagagagacaccgaccgacacagagagagagacaccgaccgtcacagagagagagacagagacgggcacagggagagagacagggagagtcaCCACAAGCACAGGGAGAGGCCGCGGC
- the ppil4 gene encoding peptidyl-prolyl cis-trans isomerase-like 4 isoform X2 — MAVLLETTLGDIVIDLFTDERPKTSLNFLKLCKIKYYNYCLFHNVQRDFMVQTGDPTGSGRGGDSVFSKLYGDQARFFDVEKVPRIKHKKKGMVSMVNNGNNQHGSQFLITTADGVDYLDGVHTVFGEVSEGLEVLAKINETFVDKDFLPFQDIRINHTVVLEDPFDDPPDLPVPDRSPEPTKEQLDSGRIGADEAIDDNEGRAAEELDELLKEKEAKTQAILLEMVGDLPDAEVKPPENVLFVCKLNPVTTDEDLDIIFSRFGAIQCCEIIRDWKTGESLCYAFIEFEKEEDCEKAFFKMDNVLIDDRRIHVDFSQSVSKIKWKGKGGKYSKDDFKAYEKDVDTRSKLALKDKVKPKLDTRYQLLLDDEEEEEEEEGPGLRPPERKQPKKPEKPEKRERWRKNRYLVSLYFITQH; from the exons ATGGCGGTGCTGCTTGAAACGACGCTTGGTGATATAGTTATAGATCTGTTCACCGACGAAAGGCCTAAAA CCTCCCTGAACTTCCTGAAGttatgcaaaataaaatacTACAACTACTGTCTATTCCACAATGTGCAG AGGGACTTCATGGTGCAGACCGGAGACCCCACGGGGTCGGGTCGAGGTGGGGACTCCGTCTTCAG TAAGCTCTACGGGGACCAGGCGCGCTTCTTCGATGTGGAGAAAGTCCCGCGTATCAAACACAAGAAGAAGGGAATGGTTTCCATGGTGAACAACGGGAACAACCAACATGGATCTCAG TTCCTCATCACGACGGCGGACGGCGTGGACTACCTGGACGGCGTGCACACGGTGTTCGGCGAGGTGAGCGagggcctggaggtcctggccAAGATCAACGAGACCTTCGTGGACAAAGACTTCCTCCCCTTCCAAGACATCAG GATCAACCACACGGTGGTGCTGGAGGACCCCTTCGACGACCCCCCAGACCTCCCCGTCCCAGACCGCTCCCCCGAGCCCACCAAGGAGCAGCTGGAT agcggGCGCATCGGGGCAGACGAGGCCATCGATGACAACGAGGGGCGGGCGGCCGAGGAGCTGGACGAGctgctgaaggagaaggaggccaaGACACAGGCCATCCTGCTAGAGATG gtggggGACCTCCCAGACGCTGAGGTGAAGCCCCCTGAGAACGTTCTGTTTGTCTGTAAGCTGAACCCTGTGACCACCGACGAAGACCTGGACATCATCTTCTCCCGCTTTGGAGCCATCCAGTg CTGTGAGATCATCAGAGACTGGAAGACGGGAGAGTCTCTCTGCTACGCCTTCATCGAGTTTGAGAAG GAGGAGGACTGTGAGAAGGCGTTCTTCAAGATGGACAACGTGCTGATCGACGACCGCCGCATCCACGTGGACTTCAGCCAATCCGTCTCCAAGATCAAGTGGAAGGGGAAAG GAGGGAAATACAGCAAAGACGACTTCAAGGCCTATGAGAAGGACGTGGACACCCGGTCCAAACTGGCTCTGAAGGACAAGGTCAAACCCAAACTGGA CACCCGGTACCAGCTGCTACTagacgacgaggaagaggaagaggaagaggagggaccgGGCCTTCGTCCTCCAGAGAGGAAGCAGCCGAAGAAGCCAGAGAAGC
- the ginm1 gene encoding glycoprotein integral membrane protein 1, with product MKSMGLPLAAVFLLLLASASSSPLPKPPTTETILINVTAGLGGAGHLQDSSILQISLNVSVSEEEVLVNQVPVELSGVTRLPCQALLLDSTNGSSEVDAGSLVSAVTRVMVIQNRLYSDYEEVVSLQVFSEVIEVDGQQVQQADMCEVKLLLDPSFQQRARYTSVYPIGHSPLSRAPRGEDTLVPASPRQRVDSGDDPLVSRPPPAQQEYAAPGRLPEVPLRMARREQEEQEEEPGTQSSYSAVCVWVQQARERVRRFCSESLPLFFLVMWVVVIGVVGSAVIVKILDLFFPTCEHRRSYHLSEVPPLPEEEKHTLLENMEAEPTSGASE from the exons ATGAAGTCCATGGGTCTCCCGCTGGCCGCTGTCTTCCTCCTACTGCTGGCCTCAGCCTCCTCTTCCCCGCTCCCCAAGCCTCCCACCACG GAGACTATCCTGATCAACGTCACGGCCGGACTGGGGGGAGCTGGACACCTGCAGGACTCCAGCatcctgcag attagtCTGAATGTGTcggtgagtgaggaggaggtcctGGTGAACCAGGTCCCCGTGGAACTGTCGGGGGTCACACGCCTCCCCTGCCAGGCCCTGCTCT TGGACTCGACCAATGGCAGCAGTGAGGTTGACGCTGGGAGCCTGGTTTCCGCGGTAACGCGGGTGATGGTGATCCAGAACCGCCTGTACAGCGACTACGAGGAGGTGGTCTCACTGCAGGTGTTCAGTGAGGTCATCGAGGTGGACGGACAGCAG gtccAGCAGGCGGACATGTGTGAGGTGAAGCTGCTGCTGGACCCCAGCTTCCAGCAGCGTGCGCGCTACACCAGCGTGTACCCCATCGGCCACAGCCCCCTCTCCAGGGCCCCCCGGGGAGAGGACACGCTGGTCCCCGCGTCGCCCCGCCAGAGAG TGGACTCCGGGGACGACCCGCTGGTGTcccgcccgccccccgcccAGCAGGAGTACGCCGCCCCGGGACGCCTCCCCGAGGTGCCGCTGCGCATGGCCCGccgggagcaggaggagcaggaggaggagcctgggaCCCAGTCCTCCTACTCG gcggtgtgtgtgtgggtgcagcaGGCCCGGGAGCGCGTGCGGCGGTTCTGCTCCGAGTCTCTGCCGCTCTTCTTCCTGGTCATGTGGGTGGTGGTCATCGGCGTGGTGGGCTCCGCCGTCATCGTGAAGATCCTCGACCTCTTCTTCCCCACCTGCGAACACAG GAGGTCCTACCACCTATCGGAGGTGCCCCCGCTGCCCGAGGAGGAGAAGCACACGCTGCTGGAGAACATGGAGGCGGAGCCCACCTCAGGAGCCTCCGAATGA
- the katna1 gene encoding katanin p60 ATPase-containing subunit A1, which produces MNLREITENVKLAREYALLGNYSSASVLYRGVLTQVQRHLGALRDGGSTHRWQQVLQEISEENKQVDEIMATLASFQLNATPSKPSEDGDLISAHVKRRSSPCPVRASPRDGRPSAGVRQQPRQVPRGYGDGGRPQRGKEKKDPKEGKEKHKDDKAKTEDRELKRFDGSGHDKDLVEALERDIISQNPNIKWEDIADLGDAKRLLKEAVVLPMWMPQFFRGIRRPWKGVLMVGPPGTGKTLLAKAVATECRTTFFNVSSSTLTSKYRGESEKLVRLLFEMARFYAPTTIFIDEIDSMCSRRGTSEEHEASRRVKAELLVQMDGVGGASESEDPSKMVMVLAATNFPWDIDEALRRRLEKRIYIPLPSGEGRVELLRINLLELELEGDVDMDKIAEQMEGYSGADITNVCRDASLMAMRRRIEGLTPEEIRNISKDEMHMPTTMQDFEAALKKVSKSVSASDLLKYEQWIEEFGSC; this is translated from the exons ATGAACCTGCGTGAGATCACGGAGAACGTGAAGCTGGCGCGGGAGTACGCCCTGCTGGGGAACTACAGCTCCGCCAGCGTGCTGTACCGCGGCGTGCTCACCCAGGTGCAGCGCCACCTGGGGGCCCTCCGGGACGGGGGCTCCACCCACCGCTGGCAGCAg GTTCTGCAGGAGATCAGCGAGGAGAACAAGCAGGTGGACGAGATCATGGCGACGCTGGCGAGCTTCCAGCTGAACGCGACGCCCTCCAAACCCAGCGAGGACGGAGACCTGATCTCTGCCCACGTCAAGCGCAG GTCGTCCCCCTGTCCGGTCAGGGCCTCCCCCCGGGACGGCCGGCCCAGCGCGGGGGTCCGGCAGCAGCCCCGACAGGTCCCCCGCGGCTACGGGGACGGGGGGCGCCCCCAAAGGGGCAAGGAGAAGAAGGACCCCAAGGAGGGAAAGGAGAAGCACAAGGACGACAAG GCAAAGACGGAGGATCGCGAGCTGAAGCGGTTTGACGGCAGCGGACACGATAAGGACCTCGTGGAGGCCTTGGAGAGAGACATCATCTCTCAGAACCCCAACATCAAGTG GGAGGACATCGCGGACCTGGGGGACGCCAAGCGGCTGCTGAAGGAGGCGGTGGTTCTGCCCATGTGGATGCCCCAGTTCTTCAGGGGCATCAGGAGACCCTGGAAG ggggTCCTGATGGTGGGGCCTCCGGGCACCGGTAAGACCCTGCTGGCCAAGGCGGTGGCGACCGAGTGCCGCACCACCTTCTTCAACgtgtcctcctccaccctgacctccaAGTACCGCGGGGAGTCGGAGAAGCTGGTCCGCCTGCTGTTTGAGatg GCCCGGTTCtacgcccccaccaccatcttCATCGACGAGATCGACTCCATGTGCAGCCGCCGCGGGACGTCTGAGGAGCACGAGGCCAGCCGCCGCGTCAAGGCCGAGCTGCTGGTGCAGATGGACG gtgtgggcggggcctcagaGAGCGAGGACCCCTCTAAGATGGTGATGGTTCTGGCCGCCACTAACTTCCCCTGGGACATCGACGAGGCTCTGAGGAGACGCCTGGAGAAGAGGATCTACATCCCCCTGCCCTCAG GGGAGGGGCGTGTGGAGCTGCTGAGGATCAAcctgctggagctggagctggagggagACGTGGACATGGACAAGATCGCAGAGCAGATGGAGGGCTACTCAGGGGCCGACATCACCAACGTCTGCAG ggaTGCGTCTCTGATGGCGATGCGGCGGCGGATCGAGGGACTCACCCCGGAGGAGATCCGCAACATCTCCAAGGACGAGATGCACATGCCCACCACCATGCAGGACTTCGAGGCGGCGCTGAAGAAGGTCTCCAAGTCGGTCTCGGCGTCCGACCTGCTCAAGTACGAGCAGTGGATCGAGGAGTTCGGCTCGTGCTGA